One bacterium genomic region harbors:
- a CDS encoding nicotinate phosphoribosyltransferase, with translation MSEDKRRFWIATEEEIRSGRVADVYFDNTVRVLEAAGRDPLVAAEVRARRLPKDGAFGVLCGMDEVVALMDGVRGVDLFGLPDGSVFAPEEPVLTLVGRYRAFARHETAILGLLCQASGIATAAARCRAAAAGRGLLSFGARRQHPALAPLIERAAYVGGADSVSSVIGAELLGRRASGTMPHSLMLVIGDTVEAARLFDAAVDRETARIVLVDTFRDEADEAVRVARALGGRLQGVRLDTPASRRGDMAAIVRDVRWELDLRGFAAVKIVASGGLGENEIRALRDIVDAFGVGSAISRAPEIDFAMDIVEVDGESRAKRAKHAGRKELWRCPMTAERKVLPAGAPWERPAGFPAPEPLIAPLIHDGHPVAPPQDAESARSRAKAFPSPF, from the coding sequence GTGAGCGAAGACAAGCGGCGGTTCTGGATCGCGACCGAGGAGGAGATCCGCTCCGGGCGCGTCGCCGACGTCTACTTCGACAACACCGTGCGCGTCCTCGAGGCGGCCGGGCGCGACCCGCTGGTGGCCGCGGAGGTGCGCGCGCGGCGCCTGCCCAAGGACGGCGCGTTCGGCGTGCTCTGCGGCATGGACGAGGTCGTGGCGCTGATGGACGGCGTGCGCGGCGTGGACCTCTTCGGCTTGCCCGACGGCTCGGTCTTCGCGCCGGAGGAGCCGGTGCTGACGCTCGTCGGCCGCTACCGCGCCTTCGCGCGCCACGAGACGGCGATCCTCGGGCTGCTTTGTCAGGCGTCGGGGATCGCCACGGCGGCGGCGCGCTGCCGCGCCGCGGCGGCCGGGCGCGGCCTGCTCAGCTTCGGCGCGCGGCGTCAGCATCCCGCGCTCGCGCCGCTGATCGAGCGCGCCGCCTACGTCGGCGGCGCCGACAGCGTCTCGTCGGTGATCGGCGCCGAGCTGCTCGGCCGGCGCGCCAGCGGCACGATGCCCCACTCGCTGATGCTCGTGATCGGCGACACGGTCGAGGCGGCGCGCCTCTTCGACGCCGCGGTGGACCGCGAGACGGCGCGGATCGTGCTCGTGGACACGTTCCGCGACGAGGCGGACGAGGCGGTGCGCGTGGCGCGCGCGTTGGGCGGCAGGCTGCAGGGGGTGCGGCTCGACACGCCGGCCTCGCGGCGCGGCGACATGGCGGCGATCGTGCGCGACGTGCGCTGGGAGCTCGACCTGCGCGGCTTCGCCGCGGTCAAGATCGTCGCCAGCGGCGGCCTCGGCGAGAACGAGATCCGCGCGCTGAGGGACATCGTCGATGCGTTCGGCGTCGGCTCGGCGATCTCGCGCGCGCCGGAGATCGACTTCGCGATGGACATCGTCGAGGTGGACGGCGAGTCGCGCGCCAAGCGGGCCAAGCACGCCGGCCGCAAGGAGCTGTGGCGCTGCCCGATGACCGCGGAGCGGAAGGTCCTTCCCGCCGGCGCGCCGTGGGAGCGGCCCGCCGGCTTCCCGGCGCCCGAGCCGCTGATCGCGCCGCTGATCCACGACGGCCATCCCGTCGCCCCGCCGCAGGACGCGGAGTCGGCGCGCTCGCGCGCCAAGGCCTTCCCCTCCCCCTTCTGA
- the pncA gene encoding bifunctional nicotinamidase/pyrazinamidase codes for MTSGDRAPDATTAADASRPNRAPEAKAEPAAAAPRLDRARAALILVDLQPDFMPGGALAVPAGDEVIAPCNRLAAAGRFGIVVATQDWHPAGHISFASSHPGRRPFQIIDLYGRAQVLWPDHCLQGSPGAALHAAFDAARAELVLRKGADPLVDSYSAFRSNWNANGKRPPTGLAQFLRQRGARAVVLAGLARDYCVLWSAEDAAAAGFDTIVAWDATRPVDAASDDATRAALAAAGVRALDCAEILRAEDCP; via the coding sequence ATGACCTCCGGCGACCGCGCCCCGGATGCGACGACCGCCGCCGACGCGTCCCGTCCGAACCGCGCCCCGGAAGCGAAAGCCGAGCCCGCCGCCGCGGCGCCCCGCCTCGACCGCGCGCGCGCCGCGCTGATCCTCGTGGACCTGCAGCCCGACTTCATGCCCGGCGGCGCGCTCGCCGTGCCCGCGGGGGACGAGGTGATCGCGCCGTGCAACCGCCTCGCCGCCGCAGGGCGGTTCGGCATCGTCGTGGCCACGCAGGACTGGCATCCGGCGGGACACATCTCGTTCGCCTCGAGCCATCCCGGCCGCCGCCCGTTCCAGATCATCGACCTCTACGGCCGCGCGCAGGTCCTGTGGCCCGACCACTGCTTGCAGGGCTCGCCCGGCGCCGCCCTCCACGCCGCGTTCGACGCGGCGCGGGCCGAACTCGTGCTGCGCAAGGGCGCCGACCCGCTCGTAGACTCCTACAGCGCCTTCCGCTCCAACTGGAACGCCAACGGCAAGCGGCCGCCGACCGGCCTCGCCCAGTTTCTGCGGCAGCGCGGCGCGCGCGCCGTCGTGCTCGCCGGGCTGGCGCGCGACTACTGCGTCCTCTGGAGCGCCGAGGACGCCGCGGCCGCCGGCTTCGACACCATCGTGGCCTGGGACGCCACGCGGCCGGTGGACGCGGCCTCGGACGACGCGACCCGCGCGGCCCTGGCCGCCGCCGGCGTGCGCGCCCTCGACTGCGCGGAGATCCTCCGCGCGGAGGACTGCCCGTGA
- a CDS encoding MGMT family protein, translated as MAERERGARTRRKPAPAAGRRAEDDAAPARPGPFAAVYAVVRQVPRGRVVTYGQISALLGGVISPAAVGWALHGCPAGTPWQRVVNARGGLSTERLPDAPPGLQRALLEAEGIEFRADGTLDLARFRHEPTSPTIERRRGKGSDARKGAKR; from the coding sequence ATGGCGGAACGAGAGCGCGGCGCGCGGACGAGACGGAAGCCGGCGCCGGCCGCGGGACGACGCGCCGAGGACGACGCCGCGCCCGCGCGGCCCGGTCCGTTCGCCGCGGTCTACGCCGTCGTGCGGCAGGTGCCGCGCGGCCGCGTCGTGACCTACGGGCAGATCAGCGCGCTCCTCGGCGGCGTCATCTCGCCGGCCGCCGTCGGGTGGGCGCTGCACGGCTGCCCCGCCGGCACGCCGTGGCAGCGCGTGGTCAACGCGCGCGGCGGCCTCTCGACCGAGCGGCTGCCGGACGCCCCGCCCGGGCTGCAGCGGGCGCTCCTCGAGGCGGAAGGGATCGAGTTCCGCGCCGACGGCACGCTCGACCTCGCGCGCTTCCGCCACGAGCCGACTTCGCCGACAATCGAGCGCCGCCGCGGCAAGGGGAGCGACGCGCGAAAGGGAGCGAAGCGATGA